The Arachis duranensis cultivar V14167 chromosome 2, aradu.V14167.gnm2.J7QH, whole genome shotgun sequence genome has a window encoding:
- the LOC107473338 gene encoding RING-H2 finger protein ATL79-like codes for MEFPSSSLQITPIEDPSIPQQFDFDDCFSIIFNCTKKLIQIIESSNPAPEIHSSSTTTTAMEAILVPSDILCSGTPLTDLSREDTILLHEIFSSLSVSPELFDQILSNIVETARRCDSNTREIVVNLHVTSYNVVQDSDEQDDDAECAICLEKFDHGNEDSSVDIVRTNCSHVFHNRCLLPWLRCCANCESPHSCPLCRSILFPTSEIDDE; via the coding sequence ATGGAATTCCCCTCTTCTTCTTTGCAAATCACTCCCATTGAAGATCCATCCATACCACAACAGTTTGATTTCGATGATTGCTTCTCCATCATCTTCAATTGCACCAAAAAATTGATCCAAATTATTGAAAGCTCAAACCCAGCTCCTGAGATTCACTCTTCTTCTACGACAACTACAGCCATGGAAGCAATCTTGGTTCCTTCAGACATCCTATGTAGTGGTACTCCACTCACAGACCTCAGCAGAGAAGACACAATCTTGTTACATGAAATCTTTTCTTCACTATCTGTGTCCCCTGAGCTATTTGACCAAATTTTATCTAACATAGTCGAAACTGCAAGAAGGTGTGACTCCAACACACGGGAGATTGTTGTGAACCTTCATGTTACTTCGTACAATGTTGTTCAAGATTCTGATGAGCAAGATGATGATGCCGAATGCGCCATTTGTTTGGAGAAGTTTGACCATGGTAATGAAGATTCAAGCGTAGATATTGTTCGTACAAATTGCTCGCATGTTTTTCATAATCGCTGCTTACTCCCGTGGCTCCGATGCTGTGCCAACTGTGAGTCGCCACATTCTTGCCCATTGTGCCGCAGCATCCTATTTCCAACTTCAGAGATAGATGATGAATAG